One segment of Streptosporangium brasiliense DNA contains the following:
- a CDS encoding PAC2 family protein, which produces MIELEGLPELVDPVLIAAFEGWNDAGEASSGVIAHLEDEWKATPLVSLDPEEYYDFQVTRPIVEMGEGLTRSITWPTTKLSVARPPGLDRDVVLLRGIEPNMRWRAFCEEIIVVCRELGVELAVLLGALLNDSPHTRPVPIVGSATDEGLARAINLELSRYEGPTGIVGVLQHALGTAGIHAVSLWASVPHYVAQPPNPKATLALLSRMEDLLDIPMPLGALAEESRAWEHGVDELASQDSEVAEYVKELEERKDAAELPEASGDAIAAEFERYLRRRDRDGDS; this is translated from the coding sequence GTGATCGAACTCGAAGGTCTACCCGAGCTCGTCGACCCGGTGCTGATCGCCGCGTTCGAGGGGTGGAACGACGCGGGCGAGGCCTCGAGCGGAGTCATCGCCCACCTGGAGGACGAGTGGAAGGCCACCCCGCTGGTCTCCCTCGACCCCGAGGAATACTACGACTTCCAGGTCACCCGTCCCATCGTCGAGATGGGTGAGGGGCTGACCCGCTCCATCACCTGGCCGACCACCAAGCTGTCGGTGGCCCGGCCGCCGGGGCTGGACCGCGACGTGGTGCTGCTGCGCGGCATCGAGCCCAACATGCGGTGGCGCGCCTTCTGCGAAGAGATCATCGTGGTCTGCCGCGAGCTGGGGGTGGAGCTGGCGGTGCTGCTCGGCGCGCTCCTCAACGACTCCCCCCACACCCGCCCGGTGCCGATCGTGGGCTCGGCGACCGACGAGGGCCTGGCCCGGGCGATCAACCTGGAGCTGAGCCGTTACGAGGGGCCGACCGGCATCGTCGGCGTCCTCCAGCACGCCCTGGGCACCGCCGGGATCCACGCGGTGTCGCTGTGGGCGTCGGTGCCGCACTACGTCGCCCAGCCGCCCAACCCCAAGGCCACCCTGGCGCTGCTCAGCCGGATGGAGGACCTCCTCGACATCCCGATGCCGCTGGGCGCCCTGGCCGAGGAGTCACGGGCCTGGGAGCACGGCGTGGACGAGTTGGCGTCACAGGACAGCGAGGTCGCCGAATACGTCAAGGAGCTGGAGGAGCGCAAGGACGCCGCCGAGCTGCCGGAGGCGAGCGGCGACGCCATCGCCGCGGAGTTCGAGCGCTACCTGCGCCGCCGTGACCGTGACGGCGACAGCTGA
- a CDS encoding universal stress protein, whose protein sequence is MASYRTVVVGTDGSPSSFRAVTSAASLAAATGATLVLACAYAPMRERERSAAADALGELSYKVSGSTPADDALRAAREHAVAAGARTVELAAEEGDAVDVLVSLAERRGADLLVVGNRGLNSLAGRLLGSVPSSVSQRAGCDVLIVHTTSGR, encoded by the coding sequence ATGGCGTCCTACCGCACCGTTGTCGTCGGCACCGACGGCTCCCCCTCCTCCTTCCGCGCGGTCACCTCCGCCGCCTCCCTGGCCGCCGCGACCGGCGCCACCCTGGTCCTGGCCTGCGCCTACGCCCCCATGCGCGAGCGTGAGCGCAGCGCGGCCGCCGACGCCCTGGGCGAGCTGTCCTACAAAGTGAGCGGCTCCACGCCCGCCGACGACGCCCTGCGCGCCGCCCGGGAGCACGCGGTGGCCGCCGGCGCCCGGACGGTCGAGCTGGCCGCCGAGGAGGGCGACGCGGTGGACGTTCTCGTCTCCCTCGCCGAGCGGCGCGGGGCCGATCTGCTCGTCGTCGGCAACCGGGGGCTCAACAGCCTCGCCGGGCGGCTGCTGGGCTCGGTGCCCTCCAGCGTCTCGCAGCGGGCGGGCTGTGACGTGCTGATCGTTCACACCACTTCCGGAAGGTGA
- the metH gene encoding methionine synthase, giving the protein MTSRPSFREVLAERVMVADGAMGTMLQAHDVTLDDFEGHEGCNEVLNVTRPDIVRAVHDAYFEVGVDCVETNTFGANLAALGEYDISQRTYELSEAGARVAREAADHWSATSHPRYVLGSIGPGTKLPTLGHKPYGVLRDAYYDNAAGLIAGGADALIIETCQDLLQVKAAVIGAKRAIADSGRDVPVIAQVTVETNGAMLLGSEIGAALTAIEPLGVDVIGLNCATGPAEMSEHLRHLSRHARLQLSCMPNAGLPQLTADGAYYPLTPGELADAHENFTRSFGLSLVGGCCGTTPEHLRQVVERVRGNEHAPRRPRPESGAASLYQHVSFRQDTSYLAIGERTNANGSKAFREAMLAENWEECVEIARSQARDGAHMLDLCVDYVGRDGVKDMKELAFRFATASTLPIVLDSTEPAVLEAGLEMIGGRAIINSVNYEDGDGPDSRFTKIMKLVRAHGAAVMALTIDEEGQARTAEWKVRVATRIIEDLTANWGMNVEDILIDTLTFPIATGQEETRRDGVETIEAIRELKRRYPGVQTVLGLSNISFGLNPAARIVLNSVFLNECVNAGLDSAIVHASKILPMARIPDEQRQVALDMVYDRRREGYDPLQRFMELFEGVDAASVKADRAAELLGLPLWERLKRRIVDGERKGLEADLDEALARRPALEIVNDVLLDGMKTVGELFGSGQMQLPFVLQSAEVMKTSVAYLEPHMDRVEGETKGRIVLATVKGDVHDIGKNLVDIILSNNGYEVVNLGIKQPVSTILEAAEEKNADVIGMSGLLVKSTVIMKENLEEMNSRGISQRFPVLLGGAALTRAYVEQDLAELFQGDVRYARDAFEGLRLMDAFMAVKRGEAGASLPPLRERRVRTGATLVRTPEAELPARSDVAADNPVPKAPFLGERIVKGIPLADYAAFLDERATFMGQWGLKAARGGDGPSYEELVETEGRPRLRMWLERMQTEGLLEAAVAYGYFPCVSDGDSLIILDDAGNERTRFTFPRQRRDRHLCLSDFFRSKDSGEVDVVAFQVATMGNRVSEAAAELFAKDAYRDYLELHGLSVQLTEALAEYWHARVRSELEIGGDESLEDMLKVNVTGCRYSFGYPACPNLEDQVQLMELLDPSRIGVNLSEEFQLHPEQSTSALVVHHPEANYFNV; this is encoded by the coding sequence ATGACTAGCAGACCGTCTTTCCGTGAAGTCCTGGCCGAGCGCGTGATGGTCGCCGACGGGGCCATGGGAACGATGCTGCAGGCGCACGACGTCACCCTGGACGACTTCGAAGGTCACGAGGGCTGCAACGAAGTGCTCAACGTCACCCGTCCCGACATCGTGCGGGCCGTGCACGACGCCTACTTCGAGGTCGGCGTCGACTGCGTCGAGACCAACACCTTCGGCGCCAACCTCGCCGCCCTCGGCGAATACGACATCTCCCAGCGGACCTACGAGCTGTCGGAGGCCGGCGCCCGGGTCGCCCGCGAGGCCGCCGACCACTGGTCCGCCACCAGCCACCCCCGCTACGTGCTCGGCTCGATCGGTCCCGGCACCAAGCTGCCCACCCTCGGGCACAAGCCGTACGGCGTGCTGCGCGACGCCTACTACGACAACGCGGCCGGCCTCATCGCCGGCGGCGCCGACGCGCTGATCATCGAGACCTGCCAGGACCTGCTCCAGGTCAAGGCCGCCGTCATCGGGGCCAAGCGGGCCATCGCCGACTCCGGCCGCGACGTGCCGGTCATCGCCCAGGTCACCGTGGAGACCAACGGCGCGATGCTGCTCGGCTCGGAGATCGGCGCCGCGCTCACCGCGATCGAGCCGCTCGGCGTCGACGTCATCGGCCTCAACTGCGCCACCGGCCCCGCCGAGATGAGCGAGCACCTGCGCCACCTGTCCAGGCACGCCCGCCTGCAGCTGTCCTGCATGCCCAACGCGGGCCTGCCCCAGCTGACCGCCGACGGCGCCTACTACCCGCTCACCCCCGGCGAGCTCGCCGACGCCCACGAGAACTTCACCCGGTCCTTCGGGCTGTCGCTGGTCGGCGGCTGCTGCGGCACCACCCCCGAGCACCTGCGCCAGGTGGTCGAGCGGGTGCGCGGCAACGAGCACGCCCCCCGCCGCCCGCGTCCCGAGTCCGGGGCCGCCTCGCTCTACCAGCACGTGTCCTTCCGCCAGGACACCTCCTACCTGGCGATCGGCGAGCGGACCAACGCCAACGGCTCCAAGGCCTTCCGTGAGGCGATGCTCGCCGAGAACTGGGAGGAGTGCGTCGAGATCGCCCGCTCCCAGGCCCGCGACGGCGCGCACATGCTCGACCTCTGCGTCGACTACGTGGGCCGCGACGGCGTCAAGGACATGAAGGAGCTGGCCTTCCGCTTCGCCACCGCCTCCACGCTGCCGATCGTGCTCGACTCCACCGAGCCCGCGGTCCTGGAGGCCGGCCTGGAGATGATCGGCGGCCGGGCGATCATCAACTCGGTCAACTACGAGGACGGCGACGGCCCCGACTCGCGCTTCACCAAGATCATGAAGCTGGTCCGGGCGCACGGCGCGGCCGTCATGGCGCTGACCATCGACGAGGAGGGCCAGGCCCGCACCGCCGAGTGGAAGGTCAGGGTCGCCACCCGCATCATCGAGGACCTGACGGCCAACTGGGGCATGAACGTCGAGGACATCCTCATCGACACCCTCACCTTCCCCATCGCCACCGGCCAGGAGGAGACCCGCCGCGACGGCGTGGAGACGATCGAGGCCATCCGCGAGCTCAAGCGGCGCTACCCGGGCGTGCAGACCGTGCTCGGCCTGTCCAACATCTCCTTCGGCCTCAACCCGGCCGCGCGCATCGTCCTCAACAGCGTCTTCCTCAACGAGTGCGTCAACGCGGGCCTCGACTCGGCCATCGTGCACGCCTCCAAGATCCTGCCGATGGCGCGCATCCCCGACGAGCAGCGCCAGGTGGCCCTGGACATGGTCTACGACCGCCGCCGGGAGGGCTACGACCCGCTGCAGCGGTTCATGGAGCTGTTCGAGGGCGTGGACGCCGCCTCGGTCAAGGCCGACCGGGCCGCCGAGCTGCTCGGCCTGCCGCTGTGGGAGCGGCTCAAGCGCCGCATCGTCGACGGTGAGCGCAAGGGCCTGGAGGCCGACCTCGACGAGGCGCTGGCCCGGCGGCCGGCTCTGGAGATCGTCAACGACGTGCTCCTCGACGGCATGAAGACCGTCGGCGAGCTGTTCGGCTCCGGGCAGATGCAGCTGCCGTTCGTGCTCCAGTCCGCCGAGGTCATGAAGACCTCCGTGGCCTACCTGGAGCCGCACATGGACCGGGTCGAGGGGGAGACCAAGGGCCGCATCGTGCTGGCGACCGTCAAGGGCGACGTGCACGACATCGGCAAGAACCTGGTCGACATCATCCTGTCCAACAACGGCTACGAGGTCGTCAACCTCGGCATCAAGCAGCCGGTGTCGACGATCCTGGAGGCGGCCGAGGAGAAGAACGCCGACGTCATCGGCATGTCCGGGCTGCTGGTGAAGTCCACGGTCATCATGAAGGAGAATCTCGAGGAGATGAACTCCCGGGGCATCTCCCAGCGCTTCCCCGTCCTGCTCGGCGGCGCCGCCCTGACCCGCGCCTACGTGGAGCAGGACCTCGCCGAGCTGTTCCAGGGCGACGTCCGCTACGCCCGCGACGCCTTCGAGGGGCTGCGCCTGATGGACGCCTTCATGGCCGTGAAGCGCGGCGAGGCCGGCGCGAGCCTGCCGCCGCTGCGCGAGCGGCGGGTCAGGACCGGCGCGACGCTGGTGCGGACCCCGGAGGCGGAGCTACCCGCCCGCTCCGACGTGGCCGCCGACAATCCCGTCCCGAAGGCCCCCTTCCTGGGGGAGCGGATCGTCAAGGGCATCCCGCTGGCCGACTACGCCGCGTTCCTGGACGAGCGGGCGACGTTCATGGGCCAGTGGGGCCTCAAGGCCGCGCGCGGCGGCGACGGGCCCTCCTACGAGGAGCTCGTCGAGACCGAGGGCCGGCCGCGCCTGCGGATGTGGCTGGAGCGGATGCAGACCGAGGGCCTGCTGGAGGCGGCCGTCGCCTACGGCTACTTCCCGTGCGTCAGCGACGGCGACTCGCTGATCATCCTCGACGACGCGGGCAACGAGCGGACCAGGTTCACCTTCCCGCGCCAGCGCCGTGACCGTCACCTGTGCCTGTCGGACTTCTTCCGGTCCAAGGACTCCGGCGAGGTCGACGTGGTCGCCTTCCAGGTGGCCACCATGGGCAACCGGGTCTCCGAGGCCGCCGCCGAGCTGTTCGCCAAGGACGCCTACCGCGACTATCTCGAACTGCACGGCCTGTCGGTGCAGCTCACCGAGGCGCTCGCGGAATACTGGCACGCGCGGGTCCGCAGCGAGCTGGAGATCGGCGGTGACGAGTCGCTGGAGGACATGCTGAAGGTCAACGTCACCGGCTGCCGCTACTCCTTCGGCTACCCCGCCTGCCCCAACCTGGAGGACCAGGTCCAGCTCATGGAGCTGCTCGACCCCTCCCGGATCGGGGTGAACCTGTCGGAGGAGTTCCAGCTCCACCCCGAGCAGTCGACGTCCGCACTGGTCGTCCACCACCCCGAGGCCAACTACTTCAACGTCTGA
- a CDS encoding HAD family hydrolase: MDAVLFDMDGLLVDSEKIWFQVETEVMERLGGGWGPADQEHLVGGSMPSAVAYMLRVSGASAHPEEVATWMLEGMTGRLADGVELMPGAAELLAAVRGAGLRTALVTSSVRPIAEACLKGIGRDNFDHVVTGDDVARTKPDPEPYLTAARLLGVAAARCVALEDSPNGVTSATAAGCRVVAVPSVLPIPSAPGRLVVDSLREIDVDVLRELSAREP; this comes from the coding sequence ATGGACGCGGTTCTCTTCGACATGGACGGGCTCCTCGTCGACAGCGAGAAGATCTGGTTCCAGGTCGAGACCGAGGTGATGGAACGGCTCGGCGGCGGCTGGGGGCCCGCCGACCAGGAGCACCTGGTGGGCGGCTCGATGCCGTCCGCCGTGGCCTACATGCTCAGGGTCTCCGGGGCGAGCGCCCACCCGGAGGAGGTGGCGACCTGGATGCTGGAGGGCATGACCGGCAGGCTCGCCGACGGCGTGGAGCTGATGCCCGGCGCCGCCGAGCTGCTGGCGGCCGTACGGGGGGCGGGCCTGCGCACCGCCCTGGTCACCTCCTCGGTGCGGCCGATCGCCGAGGCGTGCCTGAAGGGCATCGGCAGGGACAACTTCGACCACGTGGTGACCGGCGACGACGTCGCGCGGACCAAACCCGACCCGGAGCCCTACCTGACGGCGGCCCGGCTGCTGGGCGTGGCCGCGGCCCGCTGCGTCGCGCTGGAGGACTCCCCGAACGGGGTGACCTCGGCCACCGCCGCGGGCTGCCGGGTGGTGGCGGTGCCGAGCGTGCTGCCGATCCCGTCCGCGCCCGGCCGCCTCGTCGTCGACTCCCTGCGCGAGATCGACGTCGACGTCCTGCGGGAGCTGTCGGCCCGGGAACCCTGA
- a CDS encoding cellulose synthase gives MSFDQIAWLPLCAGVTGVGLVLSFLSMRRRGVVAGLRGVAWSLLPLAAYLTGALPTLWQIGTAVVGFFAGAVFSPMVWAGVAVTGLSLVLFLVTGVLRGRRTAASAAPAAPAAAPPAAPGRSVTAGQAATQPLPKRPAAPAGKQSEPARKPAADDDFSDIEAILKRRGIG, from the coding sequence ATGTCGTTCGACCAGATCGCGTGGTTGCCGCTCTGCGCCGGGGTGACCGGGGTGGGGCTGGTGCTGAGTTTCCTGTCGATGCGCCGCCGGGGGGTCGTGGCGGGGCTGCGCGGCGTGGCCTGGTCGCTGCTGCCGCTGGCGGCCTATCTGACCGGTGCGCTGCCCACCCTGTGGCAGATCGGCACGGCGGTCGTCGGATTCTTCGCCGGAGCGGTGTTCAGCCCCATGGTGTGGGCCGGGGTGGCCGTGACCGGGCTCTCCCTGGTGCTGTTCCTGGTCACCGGCGTGCTGCGGGGCCGCCGTACGGCCGCCTCCGCCGCGCCCGCGGCCCCCGCGGCGGCGCCTCCCGCCGCGCCGGGCAGGTCCGTGACGGCTGGACAGGCCGCCACGCAGCCGCTCCCCAAGCGCCCGGCCGCGCCCGCCGGCAAGCAGTCCGAGCCTGCCCGCAAGCCGGCCGCGGACGATGACTTCTCCGACATCGAAGCGATTCTCAAGCGCCGCGGGATCGGGTGA